From Triticum urartu cultivar G1812 chromosome 2, Tu2.1, whole genome shotgun sequence, a single genomic window includes:
- the LOC125534495 gene encoding endoglucanase 13-like, which translates to MARLTIASAAAVALLVLLAAASAEASPAWADYAGAFDKSLQFFEAQRSGKLPADRTVHWRGDSALTDGFSQGVDLVGGYYDAGDHVKFGFPAAYAVTMLSWGVLEFEKEMVAANSLNRALDAIRWGTNYFIKAHTEPNTLWVQVGDGDSDHLCWERAEDMSTPRTASKIDASRPGSEVAAETAAALAAAAKVFRHYDSMYADLLLMHAKQIFTFADTFRGRYDDSLQCAKKFYPSASGYQDELLWGAAWLYEATGDQDYLDYVARNADAFGGTGWAVREFSWDNKYAGVQVLLSKVLLAGGGDGDYADTLKQFRAKAEFFMCACIQKNGGNNVRTTPGGLLYVADWNNMQYVSSSVFLLTVYADYLAESGDKLKCPDAEVAPAEIVAFARSQVDYVLGKNPLSMSYMVGHGDKFPTHVHHRGASIPSVYAVNDTVGCMEGFDAYYNSKGADPNVLVGALVGGPDGHDGFVDDRCNYQRAEPTLAAAAPMCGVFARLAAQPAAAGNSPGYQPPQDTLHVGGAPLEFVHAVTNSWEYNGVDHYRHTVTAKNTCGHPITYLKLRIEGLTGPIYGVSATQDKEMYGFPSWVTRLDAGEKLTIVYIQEGGPAAKIAVAQYKTG; encoded by the exons ATGGCGCGGTTGACGATcgcatcggcggcggcggtggcgctgcTCGTGCTCCTCGCGGCGGCGTCCGCGGAGGCCTCGCCGGCGTGGGCGGACTACGCCGGCGCGTTCGACAAGTCCCTCCAGTTCTTCGAGGCGCAGCGGTCCGGCAAGCTCCCAGCCGACCGCACCGTGCACTGGCGCGGCGACTCCGCCCTCACAGACGGCTTCTCCCAGGGG GTGGATCTGGTCGGCGGGTACTACGACGCCGGCGACCACGTCAAGTTCGGGTTCCCGGCGGCGTACGCGGTGACCATGCTGTCGTGGGGCGTGCTCGAGTTCGAGAAGGAGATGGTCGCCGCCAACTCCCTCAACCGCGCCCTCGACGCCATCCGCTGGGGCACCAACTACTTCATCAAGGCCCACACCGAGCCCAATACCCTCTGGGTCCAG GTGGGCGACGGGGACAGCGACCACCTGTGCTGGGAGCGCGCGGAGGACATGTCGACGCCGAGGACGGCGTCCAAGATCGACGCCAGCCGCCCGGGCTCCGAGGTGGCCGCCGAAACAGCAGCagcgctcgccgccgccgccaaggtGTTCCGGCACTACGACTCCATGTACGCCGACCTGCTCCTCATGCACGCCAAGCAGATCTTCaccttcgccgacaccttccggGGCCGCTACGACGACTCCCTGCAATGCGCCAAGAAGTTCTACCCCTCCGCCTCCGGCTACCAGGACGAGCTGCTCTGGGGCGCCGCCTGGCTCTACGAGGCCACCGGCGACCAGGACTACCTCGACTACGTCGCCCGTAACGCGGACGCCTTCGGCGGGACCGGCTGGGCCGTGCGCGAGTTCTCCTGGGACAACAAGTACGCCGGTGTCCAGGTGCTGCTCTCCAAGGTGCTCctcgcgggcggcggcgacggtgacTACGCCGACACGCTCAAGCAGTTCCGGGCCAAGGCCGAGTTCTTCATGTGCGCCTGCATCCAGAAGAACGGCGGCAACAACGTCAGGACCACCCCCGGCGGCCTCCTCTACGTCGCCGACTGGAACAACATGCAGTACGTCAGCTCCTCCGTCTTCCTCCTCACCGTCTACGCCGACTACCTCGCCGAGTCCGGCGACAAGCTCAAGTGCCCCGACGCCGAGGTCGCGCCCGCCGAGATCGTCGCCTTCGCCAGGTCCCAGGTGGACTACGTCCTGGGCAAGAACCCGCTGTCCATGAGCTACATGGTGGGCCACGGCGACAAGTTCCCCACGCACGTGCACCACCGCGGCGCCTCCATCCCGTCCGTCTACGCCGTCAACGACACCGTCGGGTGCATGGAGGGGTTCGACGCCTACTACAACAGCAAGGGCGCCGACCCCAACGTCCTCGTCGGCGCGCTCGTCGGCGGGCCAGACGGCCACGACGGCTTCGTCGACGACCGCTGCAACTACCAGCGCGCCGAgcccaccctcgccgccgccgcgcccatGTGCGGCGTCTTCGCCCGCCTCGCCGCCCAACCCGCCGCCGCCGGTAACAGCCCGGGTTACCAGCCTCCGCAGGACACCCTGCACGTCGGAGGCGCGCCGCTGGAGTTCGTGCACGCGGTCACCAACTCGTGGGAGTACAACGGCGTGGACCACTACCGGCACACCGTGACGGCGAAGAACACGTGCGGCCACCCCATCACCTACCTGAAGCTGCGGATCGAGGGGCTGACCGGCCCCATCTACGGCGTCTCTGCCACACAGGACAAGGAGATGTACGGGTTCCCCTCGTGGGTCACCAGACTTGACGCCGGCGAGAAGCTTACCATCGTGTACATCCAGGAGGGCGGCCCCGCTGCCAAGATCGCCGTCGCCCAGTACAAGACGGGCTGA
- the LOC125540289 gene encoding sacsin-like: MDPGGAMLLEDFGQRVDLTRRIREVLANYPEGTTALRELIQNADDAGASRVRLCLDRRAHGARSLLAPALAQWQGPALLAHNDAAFTDDDFASISRIGGSKKASQAWKTGRFGIGFNSVYHLTDLPSFVSGKYVVMFDPQGAYLPNVSAANPGKRIDYVSSTALTLYGDQLSPYRAFGCDMKAPFQGTLFRFPLRNAEQASSSRLSRQVYTEDDILSLFAQLYEEAVYNLLFLKNVLALEMYVWEPDMGEPKIVYSCALQSQDDKLSWHRQALIRFSGTSAESVEQKIDSFSMDFVSEAFLGNKFEKKSHTYFIVQGMASALSKIGIFATGAAKEYDLHLLPWASVAACISKVEPEDINLRQGHAFCFLPLPVRTGLSVHVNGYFEVSSNRRDIWYGADMDRGGKLRSDWNRLLLEDAVAPLFRELLLALRTLTDSTILYYSLWPTGLFEEPWSILVEQIYKVIYTSPVLHSEIKGGTWVSPAEALLHDEGFSRSNDLSEALVLLGMPVVRVPSAIVDVFSKFYMKSTVKRVAPAAVRHFLQDFVKLGTLGKSHKLILLEYCLSDLDSADIGKCMNGLPLIPLANKQYGIFSEISQESTYYVCDKTEYDLLSAVGDRIIDRSIPPVLLDKLYQIANNSQVNISPIDGLIFLQFFPRLFPPGWKCKSRVPWDPSSGVSSPTADWFKLFWHYIGKHSYDLDLFSDWPILPCTSGHLYRASTASKLIETESLSSLMKELLAKLGCKILDTKYLRVYQQLSHYVYDGDATGVLNSIFGIASLEGVDVHALFQRIKPGEKIELYQFLLDPKWYIGVCLSDMNIKLCKKLPIFRVFDGGSHSSYGFSDLSSSKKYLPPLGVPEHLLKSDFVFCISPSNEDIIMRYYGVERMPKSVFYQRYVLNKLDELQAEVRDSVILAILQDLPQLSLEDPRFKEGLKVLRFVPTINGTLKSPQSLYDPRVEELYALLQESDCFPNGLFQNPDVLDMLLCLGLRTSVSTDTIIESARQIDSFVRKDQEKAHSRGKLLLSYLEIHAHKWSVNKAFDARKKVNNMFAKVTTALRPRDTSWEFDLEKFWSDLRMICWCPVLVTAPSPALPWPSVSSMIAPPKQVRLQEDMWIVSASSRILDGECTSSALSYSLGWSSPPSGSVIAAQLLELGKNNEIVTDQVLRQELALVMPKIYSLLTNLIGSDEMDIVKVVLEGCRWIWVGDGFAKVDEVVLSGHLHLAPYIRVIPIDLAVFKDLFLDLGIKEHLDPVDYASILTRMAMRKAMASLEAEELRTAVLVVQHLAEFRFQDQQTQIYLPDSSARLCLSSELVFNDAPWLLDSGHDIIGDASSIAFSPQKYVHNFVHGNISNDVAERLGVRSLRRLLLAESSDSMNLSLSGVAEAFGQHEDLTTRLKHIVEMYADGPGILFELVQNAEDAKASEVVFLLDKTQYGTSSILSPEMAEWQGPALYCFNDSVFSPQDLYSISRIGQDSKLEKPFAIGRFGLGFNCVYHFTDMPGFVSAISRYTFPVSS; this comes from the exons ATGGATCCGGGCGGGGCGATGCTGCTGGAGGACTTCGGGCAGCGGGTGGACCTGACGCGGCGCATCCGCGAGGTGCTGGCCAACTACCCGGAGGGCACCACCGCGCTGCGGGAGCTCATCCAGAACGCCGACGACGCCGGGGCCTCGCGGGTCCGCCTCTGCCTCGACCGCCGCGCCCACGGGGCCCGCTCGCTGCTCGCCCCGGCCCTCGCGCAGTGGCAGGGCCCCGCCCTGCTCGCCCACAACGACGCCGCCTTCACCGACGACGACTTCGCCAGCATCTCCCGCATCGGCGGCAGCAAGAAGGCCTCCCAGGCCTGGAAGACCGGCCGCTTCGG CATTGGTTTCAACTCGGTGTACCACTTGACCGACTTGCCATCATTCGTGAGCGGCAAGTATGTTGTCATGTTTGATCCTCAGGGCGCTTACCTTCCAAATGTGTCGGCGGCAAATCCTGGGAAGCGCATAGACTATGTCAGTTCTACGGCACTTACATTGTACGGTGACCAGCTCTCGCCCTATCGTGCATTTGGCTGCGACATGAAAGCGCCATTTCAAGGAACCTTGTTCCGTTTCCCTTTGCGGAATGCTGAGCAAGCATCCTCTAGCCGGTTATCAAGACAAGTGTACACAGAGGATGATATCTTATCTCTTTTCGCTCAACTGTACGAAGAAGCTGTATACAACTTGCTTTTTCTTAAAAATGTCCTCGCACTTGAAATGTATGTGTGGGAACCTGATATGGGTGAGCCAAAAATAGTATACTCTTGCGCCTTACAATCACAGGATGACAAATTGTCATGGCATCGCCAAGCTCTAATCAGGTTCTCTGGCACTTCTGCTGAATCTGTTGAGCAGAAGATAGATTCCTTTTCTATGGATTTTGTATCGGAGGCATTCCTGGGGAACAAGTTTGAGAAAAAGAGCCATACCTATTTTATTGTACAGGGAATGGCATCTGCATTAAGTAAAATAGGTATTTTTGCAACTGGTGCTGCCAAGGAATATGATCTTCACCTACTGCCCTGGGCTTCTGTTGCTGCTTGCATCTCCAAAGTGGAGCCTGAG GATATTAATCTCAGACAAGGTCATGCATTCTGTTTTCTTCCTTTGCCAGTAAGGACCGGACTATCTGTGCATGTGAATGGTTATTTTGAAGTTTCGTCCAATCGACGTGACATTTGGTATGGAGCTGACATGGACAGGGGTGGTAAGCTCCGTTCTGATTGGAACAGGCTACTGCTGGAAGATGCTGTTGCTCCATTGTTCAGAGAACTGTTGCTGGCGTTGCGGACACTTACAGACTCCACAATACTGTATTATTCTTTATGGCCAACTGGTTTATTTGAGGAACCCTGGAGTATTCTTGTGGAACAAATTTACAAAGTTATCTATACCTCTCCAGTTTTGCATTCAGAGATCAAAGGTGGGACATGGGTATCACCGGCTGAGGCTTTGCTTCATGATGAGGGCTTTTCAAGAAGTAATGATCTTAGTGAAGCTCTTGTATTGTTAGGCATGCCTGTTGTTCGTGTACCAAGTGCAATTGTTGATGTGTTTTCGAAATTCTATATGAAGTCTACGGTAAAACGAGTTGCTCCTGCTGCAGTGAGGCATTTTCTCCAAGATTTTGTAAAGCTTGGTACATTAGGAAAATCTCATAAGCTAATATTACTGGAATATTGCCTTAGTGATCTGGACAGTGCTGATATTGGTAAATGCATGAATGGCCTCCCACTGATTCCACTAGCAAATAAGCAGTATGGGATTTTTTCTGAGATTTCACAAGAGAGCACCTACTATGTCTGTGATAAGACAGAATATGACCTCCTTTCTGCAGTTGGTGACAGAATAATTGACCGAAGCATTCCCCCTGTATTACTAGACAAGCTGTATCAGATAGCCAATAACTCTCAGGTGAATATTTCACCCATTGATGGTCTAATCTTTCTTCAATTCTTCCCCAGGCTATTTCCTCCTGGATGGAAGTGTAAAAGCCGAGTTCCTTGGGATCCATCATCGGGTGTGTCATCTCCTACGGCAGATTGGTTTAAACTTTTTTGGCACTATATTGGGAAACATTCTTATGACCTTGATTTGTTTAGTGACTGGCCTATACTGCCTTGTACCTCTGGACACCTTTACAGAGCATCTACAGCATCAAAGTTAATTGAAACAGAGTCACTATCTAGTTTGATGAAGGAACTTTTGGCCAAGTTAGGTTGCAAGATATTAGACACCAAGTATTTACGTGTGTATCAACAGCTTTCTCATTATGTATATGATGGTGATGCAACTGGAGTTCTTAATTCAATCTTTGGGATTGCCTCGCTGGAGGGAGTCGATGTGCATGCACTGTTTCAACGCATCAAGCCTGGTGAGAAAATTGAGCTGTACCAGTTTCTTCTAGATCCGAAATGGTACATAGGAGTCTGCCTTTCTGACATGAACATAAAGCTATGCAAAAAGTTGCCCATCTTCAGAGTATTTGATGGAGGATCTCACAGTTCTTATGGCTTCTCAGATTTGTCCAGTTCAAAAAAGTATCTGCCACCTCTTGGTGTTCCTGAACACCTACTCAAGTCTGATTTTGTGTTCTGTATATCCCCAAGCAACGAAGATATCATAATGAGGTATTATGGTGTTGAACGTATGCCGAAATCAGTCTTCTACCAGAGGTATGTTTTGAACAAGTTAGATGAGTTGCAAGCAGAGGTTCGTGATTCAGTTATACTAGCCATCTTGCAAGATCTGCCCCAGCTGTCCTTGGAAGATCCAAGGTTCAAGGAAGGCTTGAAAGTCCTTAGATTTGTGCCGACCATTAATGGGACCTTGAAAAGTCCTCAGTCTCTTTATGATCCTCGAGTGGAAGAACTCTATGCTCTTCTCCAGGAATCAGACTGCTTTCCCAATGGTTTATTTCAAAACCCAGATGTTCTTGATATGTTACTCTGCTTGGGGCTTAGAACTTCTGTTTCTACTGATACTATTATAGAAAGTGCTCGGCAAATTGATTCATTCGTGCGCAAAGATCAAGAGAAGGCTCATTCAAGGGGTAAATTGCTTCTTTCATATCTTGAAATTCATGCTCACAAATGGAGTGTAAATAAGGCATTTGATGCCCGGAAGAAGGTGAATAATATGTTTGCGAAAGTCACTACTGCACTGAGGCCTCGTGATACGTCTTGGGAATTTGATCTCGAGAAGTTCTGGAGTGATTTGAGAATGATTTGTTGGTGTCCTGTGTTGGTCACTGCACCAAGCCCAGCCCTGCCATGGCCTTCAGTATCATCGATGATCGCTCCACCAAAGCAAGTAAGGCTGCAGGAAGATATGTGGATTGTTTCTGCTAGCTCACGTATACTTGATGGCGAATGTACTTCCTCAGCTTTGTCTTACAGCTTAGGTTGGTCATCTCCTCCTTCTGGAAGTGTAATTGCTGCTCAGTTGCTTGAGCTGGGTAAGAACAATGAAATTGTGACTGATCAAGTCCTTCGGCAAGAGTTAGCATTGGTGATGCCTAAGATTTATTCATTACTGACTAATTTGATTGGTTCTGATGAAATGGATATTGTCAAAGTGGTTCTAGAGGGCTGCAGATGGATTTGGGTGGGCGACGGATTTGCAAAAGTTGATGAAGTTGTTCTAAGTGGCCACCTTCACCTTGCGCCTTACATTCGTGTCATTCCAATTGATTTAGCAGTTTTCAAGGACTTGTTCTTGGATCTTGGCATAAAGGAGCACCTCGACCCTGTGGATTACGCTAGTATTCTGACCAGAATGGCCATGAGGAAAGCCATGGCTTCGCTTGAAGCTGAAGAACTAAGGACAGCTGTGTTAGTGGTGCAGCATCTAGCTGAGTTCCGGTTTCAGGATCAGCAAACACAGATATATTTACCTGATTCTTCAGCTAGGCTCTGCCTATCTTCAGAACTTGTATTTAATGATGCTCCTTGGCTTCTTGACTCTGGTCATGACATCATTGGTGATGCATCCAGCATTGCTTTCAGCCCACAGAAGTATGTTCACAATTTTGTGCATGGTAATATTTCCAATGACGTGGCAGAAAGGCTAGGTGTTCGCTCCCTTCGCCGTCTCTTGCTTGCTGAGAGTTCCGATTCGATGAATTTGAGTTTATCAGGGGTTGCTGAGGCTTTTGGACAACATGAAGATTTGACTACAAGGCTCAAGCATATTGTTGAGATGTATGCAGATGGTCCTGGGATTCTCTTTGAGCTGGTACAGAATGCAGAAGATGCTAAAGCTTCTGAGGTTGTGTTTCTTTTGGATAAGACCCAGTATGGTACTTCATCCATCCTTTCACCTGAAATGGCTGAATGGCAGGGGCCTGCTCTCTACTGCTTTAATGACTCAGTTTTTAGTCCACAAGACCTTTATTCCATCTCACGAATTGGTCAAGACAGCAAACTTGAGAAACCTTTTGCAATAGGAAGGTTTGGTCTTGGCTTCAATTGTGTCTATCACTTCACAGACATGCCTGGATTTGTTTCTG CCATTTCCAGGTACACTTTTCCGGTTTCCTCTTAG